The DNA sequence TATTTATTATATTTGGGCACTTAGCTGCTAACACTCTGCTAACAGAATTTTTTTACAATACTAATAATATCAACAAAAGGAAAAATCATGAAAAAAACTATTATCAGCCTGTCACTTATCACTACTGTCCTGCTTTTTGGAAATGACAATATCAATACGACACAGTTTTTAAACAGCGCGATTGAAGATGCGTATGACATACATGACACATTTAAGAACAAAACAGATACTCTGCTAAAAAGTGATGAAGCTTTACAGGCTTATGCCAAAGAAGTTGTAAATTTTGAATCAAAACTTGAAACATTTCCAAACAACAGCACAAAAGAATTTCAATCAACAAAAGATGCACTCAATGCCTTGGATGATGTAGAACAGTTAAGTACACAAATAACAGTATTGGCAAAAACAACAGCTTATCTTGCAGCACATCAGGCTGACAATACAAACGAGAGCTACAATAATACTATACAGACAATGTCAAAAACAATACTCAGACTTTCCGATGATATTGGCACTATGGCAGATAGAATTGGTGAAATGGCCGACAAAATTGGTGTAATGGCAGACAGAATTGTACAAACACAAGAAATTCAATCCAAAAACTACACTGCAACCCTGCAGTTATCTCAATATGCTATGAATCTGGCTTCCAACCAAGGCGAAGCTTCCCGTAATATGTCAACAAACAACTTAACAACTTCTATGTCAAATAGTATGCAGACTCAAAATATGAATCAAAACAATCCCCAGGGAAGTATTCCTATGCGCTAAAACTTTATGCTATAATTAGAACATATGAGGAGGCGTTTATGAGTATTTCAAATAATATTGCATCCATTCAGGCAAATACAAATGTCCTGAATGTCACTGCAAATAATATTGCAAATGTCAATACAGAAGGATTTGTCCCAAAAGATGCAAAAATATCCACTCAGTCTAATTCTTTACATGTAAACATAAGAGAAGTAGACAACAACGGTTCAAAAAAGAGTCAAACGGATTTGGCAAAAGAGATTCCTGATGAAATTATTGCCCAAGAGAGTGTAGCAGTGAATGTCAATGTCATTAAAACCCAAAATGAGATGATGGGAACACTTTTGGATATAAAAACATAATTAACGGGTCACAATATTCATACTTTTGAGATTTTTTAAAAAAGAGGCACTCTCATCAAAATCAGACAAGTTGCTTCCCATTTGAAGAGTGCTAAAAACTGTTTTACCAATGATATATCTTCCCTCAACGCCATGCCTTAGTGTTTTTATGCCCCAGAGATTTTGAAAAACGACTATCTTGTTGTTTTTCGTTCCAACATACAAGGCTATATGCCCTTTTCTGTACAACAGAGTTTCAAAAGGGACTCCGTATCGTTGAATCATTTTTATTTTTTTCTCATCAGAGATATTTTCTAAAGATATGACTTTGCCTACTCTGCTTTGCTGATAAGAATTTCTTGGCAACCAGATACCAAACGGTGCAAAAAAATCTCTTAGTGTAGAAGAACAATCTCTCTGATTGTATATGCCACCCCATCCGTAGTTTACATGTAAAAGTTCGCCCATTACAAGATTGATGTTTTTTGCATTAAATTTCAGTATTCCCTTATGTCCGATTTTCCTATTGACTGAAGTGTTTACACAATAGGGTTCTTTCAACATGTATGCTGCTATAGTTAAAATGTGAAACTCTTTTTGATTTTGGCTGATGATTGGAAACATTGTTCCCAGAGTGGATTTAAATAAAAAATCTTTTTTGGGTGTATACAAAGGAACATTGTCCTGTAAAACAAATACCTGTTGTGCCTTTTGCCACATTTCTGCACATTTCCTGTCCATATAGACAATGTCTCGTGCGTGTACCCATCCGTAAGCAAAGCTGGACTTGACAAATACCCACTCTCTGTCTTTTGAATAGTGTGAAACAAAAAGCGGCTTATTCGCGGCAACGGTAGAGTTTTGCATGTAGTCAAAAGGAAATCCCTCGCCTGCTTTATTCGGGTCTCTCAAAACCGGCCTGGTGGTAGGAAAAGCTCTGATACTCACCTTTCTCAGGGTAATTGCCTGTTTGTTTACACTGGAATAGGCTTCAAAATTAGAATTATTTTTTATTTGTTTAAAAAAACTATCATCAAGTGGCTGTAAATTTTCCCCATAACTGTTTGTTGCATCAAATAATTTATATGCCCACATCGCATTTTCTAACGGAATATCCATGCTGTCAATATTCCACGGCTGAAAATACATTGTGGCAAATTTTTCTAATGACGAAATATAGCCCTTGTTTATGGCATGTGCATACTCTGAAACATCTTGGGAAATTCCGCTCAAACCTTTGATATATTCTGCTTTTGGCAACTTCTTATGAGAAGCAGTCTGTGAGGTTGTCTGCGAACATCCACTTATCAGGACAAGCGCTAAAGATAAATACAGATACTTCAAAAAAATCCTTTAATCTACATCACCAAATCGGCTGACAACCCTGCCAACAACTTCAACCTGATTTGCATCAAGTGTTTGTGTACTATAGACAGAATTGTCAGAGATTATATCAAGTTTTCCGTCAATTCTCTTTTGTACACGTTTTATAAAAAGTCCTGCTTCGGTTCTTATGGTAAAAATACCGCCGCGATTGATATCTGTCTTGCTTCTGTTAATAAATACAATATCATTATAACTAAAAGTAGGCTCCATTGAGTCACCCGAAACATTAATAGCTTCTATATTTTGCAGCTCTTTTTCTCCACCGAGCATAAATACAAACTGCTCAGGAATTTCAAGCTCTTCTATCTCTTCAGACTCTATGTCACTTCCTCCTCCTGCACTGGCATTGATGTCGGAAAAGTATTTGACCATATAGAATTTATTTGTTGCTTCAACCAAACTTTCAGGAGACTGTCCATACAAAAGCCAGTTTATAGAGATACTTCTTTTGGCACAAAAATCCAGTAATTCGTTAAATGGAATTTTGTTACGTCTTTTCATTGTTGCAAAATTCATCTGCGAAATACCCAATACCGCAGCAACATCTTTGTCAAAAACTTTTTTCGGAGCAACTTCATCAGAGATAATGCTTTTAATCTCTTCTACTATATCCAAGAAACTATTCATTTTGAACCCTTTTTATATTGATTTGCAATAGTATAGTCTAAAAATCAAAGAATGTCAAAAAATATTTGACAATTTGAAATATTTTTTATATTTTTTTGAATTGTTGTACTATTAGTACATATTTATATAAAGGGTGAAAAATGTCATTACTTATAAAAAATGCAGAGAGTTTGTTTGAAAAGTTTGAAAATCATTTAGAAAAATGGGCAGAAAAATTATTTTAGGATTTGAGATCTTTGTCTTTTTCACGTTCTTGCGATTTTGTTTTGTGATAGCCGGCAAATATAAAAACCATAAATAAGACAAACAAGAGTGTCATAACCGTATCAACCAAACTGTTCATTGCTTACTCCTCGGTAAAGGTAGAATAATTTTGACGGATTGCATCATAAAGAATTATTCCCGTGCTGATAGCAAGATTAAGACTGCGCCCGTCTTTTGTCATAGGAATAGTTATATTTTGTGCTTTATATTTGTTTAACAGATCTTCCGGTATTCCTTTTGTCTCACTGCCAAAAAAGATATAATCACCTTCTTTGAATTTGGCATCAAAATAGGGTTTGTCCGTTTTTGTTGTAGCAAAATAGGCATTATCAGTTATATCGTTACATGTAAAGAATTCATCAATACTTTCCCACACTTTCAAATCAAGCTTATTCCAATAATCAAGACCTGCCCGACGAACAGCTTTTTCATCTATATCAAAACCTATAGGTTTAATTAAGTGCAGCGAAGCCCCTGCATTGACACAGAGTCTGCCTATCGCTCCGGTATTGTTTGGTATTTGCGGATGTACCAATACTATGTTGAATGCCATTAAAAAATTACCGTTCTGTTAGCATAGGTAAAAATTCTGTCTTCGAGAGCCAGTTTCAATGCTTTGGAAAGAACTACTTTTTCAACATCTCTGCCGGCACGCTGCATATCTTTCCAGCTGTAGGCATGTGTTACATGGATTGTCTCCTGTGCGACAATAGGCCCTTCGTCAAGATTGTTGTTTACAAAGTGTGCTGTTGCTCCAATGATTTTCACCCCTCTGTCGTAGGCTTGTTTATAAGGATTTGCACCTATGAATGCCGGTAAAAACGAATGGTGTATATTTATGATTTTATTTTCAAATGTTTCAACAAATCTTGGTGTCAGGATTCGCATATATTTTGCCAGAACTATAAAATCAACTTCTTTGTAACTTTGAATAGCCTCAATAATTTTACTTTCATGTTCCTGACGCTCCAATCCCTGATGAGAAATCGTGATATAAGGAATATCAAACTTTTTTACAAATGATTCCAAATTATCATAATTGGAAATAACCGCTACAATATTTGCCTCAAGTTCACCCGCTTCATGACGGATCAGAATATCGCCAAGTGCATGAATCTCTTTTGTTGCCATTATTATGATGTTTTTTTTCTCAGGTTTTACGATTTTTATGCCGGAGTGTTCAGGTAATACTTCGTGTAAAGCTTTAAACAGTTCTGTATTATCAACATTCCCGTCAACAACACTACGCATAAAAAACTTGTTGCTCTCTCTGTCAACAAACTCACTGTTGGAGAGAATATTCAGATCATAACTGTAAAATATACTTGAAACTTTATGTACAAGTCCTTTTTCATCATTTGCATCTATTAAAACTCTATATTGACTCATCTACAGATTTCCTTTTTCCAGCTTTTCAACACGGGCGTCTATTGTTGCCAAAGTATATTCTAAAAAGTTAAGTGTCATGTCTACTTTGGCTTCAATATTTGCATTATTTGGCGCTTGAAAACCTTCAAAAAGGACCAAAAGCCTCTCTCTTATGGAGTTCAAATAAATTAATTCACTTTCCATGGATGTATGCGCATCATCTTTTTGCTGCAGGCGTTCTTCGGTTTCCTCAGCAAAAGTTTCCTGTTGCACTTCTTTTACACTCTCTTGCGGCAGTTCATCTTCCATTTCAGCCAGTGTTGACAATATGACATCTTTTAGTTCCATGCTTTTAATAACCACCTTTCAAACTCTTTGAACTCAACTTCGGAATCCATCTTTAAAAAATACTCTTTCATTTGAACATTTACATGTAAAAACTTTTTTCTCATACCGGAGAGTCTTCGTATAGCAATTTTGGCATCACTGTTATTTGGGTCTTTTTTTAAGACTTCCTTATAAATTTCCAATGCCTCTTCTTTTAAACCTTGCAGTTCATAAATATTTGCCAAAGTCAGAGTCTGCATATGAAATCAGCCTACTTTTCTATGTAGTTTGCAATAATTGAGCCCATTTCACTTGTTGAGCAGACTTCTTTTGCATCAAACTGAGCCAAGTCACCTGTTCTGTAGCCTTCGCTTAATGTTTTTTTGATGGCATTGTCAATTTTGTTGGCAGCCTCTTCTTCATTAAGTGCATATCGAAGCATCATTGATGCAGAAGAAATAGTTGCTATAGGATTTGCAATCCCCTGTCCTGCAATATCAGGAGCTGAACCGTGAATAGGTTCATATACACCGATTTTAGCACCGATGGAAGCGGATGGCAGCAGTCCTATGGAACCCGAGAGCATACTTGCCTCATCACTTAATATGTCGCCAAATATATTTCCTGTAAGCATTACATCAAACTGTTTTGGATCACGGATAAGCTGCATAGCGGCATTGTCTACATACATGTGAGAAAGTTCTACTTCCGGATACTCTTTTGCCACTTCTTCAACAGTTTCTCTCCATAACTGCGAAACATCCAAAACATTTGCTTTGTCAATCGAGCATACACGTTTGCTGCGAGTCATTGCAATTTTAAATGCCTGATGGGCAATACGAACGATTTCATCGCGTGTATACACCATAGTGTTCCAGCCTTTGGTTGCATCGCGTCCTTTTGGCTCACCAAAATAAATACCGCCGATAAGTTCGCGAACCACCATTAAGTCAACACCGCGGACGACTTCCGGCTTTAATGAAGAAGCATTAACGAGTTCATCATATACAACTGCCGGACGCAAATTGGCATACACACCAAGTTCTTTTCTAAAACGCAAAAGACCGCTTTCAGGACGCTTTTCACGTGGAAGAGTGTCCCATTTTTCACCGCCGATAGCACCAAAAAGAACAGCATCGGAATTCAATGCTCCGGAAATTGTCTCTTGAGGAAGCGGATCACCTGTAATATCATACGCACATCCGCCCATTAATAAATCTTCATATTTCAGAATAAACCCGCTGTATGATGCAACTGCATCCAAAACTTTTACAGCCTCGTCAATAATTTCAGGACCAATTCCATCACCTTTTATCAGTGCTATTTTGTATGATTTCATCTATTTTTTTCCTTCTACTTCATTTTTTGCAAAGTTCATTAAACCACCTGCATCTATCAGCTCCTGCATAAAAGCAGGGATCGGAGTAAATTTATATGTTTTATCTGTACTTTGGTTTGTGATTGTGCCTGCATTCATATCAATACTGATTGCATCACCCTCCTGAATCTCATCTGCTTCTTTGAGTTCAAATATAGGCAGCCCCATATTAAATGCATTTCTGTAAAAAATTCTGGCAAATGTAGGTGCAATGATGGCAGCAACACCGGCAGCTTTTAATGCAATCGGTGCATGTTCACGAGAACTTCCGCATCCAAAATTTTCGCCTGCGACGATAACATCCCCGGGAGACATTTTATTTACAAATTCAGGATCAGCATCTTCCATTACATGTTTTGCCAGTTCTTCTGGTACTGAAGTATTTAAATATCTTGCAGCAATAATCAAATCGGTATCTATATCTTTTCCAAATTTCCAAACTTTTCCATTTATGTTTGCTTTTTGCATCTAAAATCCTATTGTTTTTACTAAATAATTTTGCGATTATATCTAAAATGTTATATGAAGTTAATTAAAAAATAATTTTACAAAAGAACTGCATTAATATTAACAAATATCAATACAGTTGCACAGCTATGTTATCGCTTGAGATTGTTTGTAGTTTGAAGCATTTCGTCACTGGTGGTAATGATTTTTGAATTTGCATCATAGGCACGTTGACCGGTAATCAAATCTGTCAGTTCAACTACCAGTTCAACATTACTGAGTTCCACAAACCCCTGTCTCAGTGTCCCGAGCCCATCAATACCGGGAATCCCTTCAACCGGTTGTCCCGAACTGTCTGTTTCAAGATAGAGATTGTCACCCATGGCATGCAAACCGGCCGGATTTATAAAATTTGTTGTTTGAATCTGTCCTATCTGTGTTGCCTGCGTCTGTCCGGGCTGAATCACTGTCACTGTTCCGTCGGTACCGATATTGATATTTGTCGCATCAGGAGGAATTACAATCTGTGGTACCAGTGTGTATCCGTCACTGTTGACAATCGTTCCGTTTTGATCTATTTTGAAAGAACCGTTTTTAGAGTAAACCTGTGTCCCGTCAGGCAGTTCCATTTTAAAAAAACCTCTGCCCGTAATAGCCAGATCCAGATTGTTATCTGTCTGCTTTAAAGATCCTTCGGAGAATATTTTATTTATTGCCGTCGGACGGACACCTAAACCAACCTCAATTCCGGTAGGACTTTTGGTTGTATCACTGGTTGATGTTCCTGCATATTCCATCACATGATACATCAAGTCAGCAAATTCTGCACGGGATTTCTTAAACCCAATAGTGTTCACATTGGCAATATTATTGGCCGTCGTATCAATTTGTGTCTGCATCCCCAACATTCCTGTTGAAGCTGTATAGAGTGATTGCATCATTTTGTTCTATCCTTAATTTTATTTCATAAAATGAAGGGAACCGTTTGTCCCTTTCAGTACGCCAAAAGAAGTAATTCTTTTAGCTGCGTTAACACTGGGTTTCCTTCGGCAGG is a window from the Sulfurimonas hydrogeniphila genome containing:
- the leuB gene encoding 3-isopropylmalate dehydrogenase: MKSYKIALIKGDGIGPEIIDEAVKVLDAVASYSGFILKYEDLLMGGCAYDITGDPLPQETISGALNSDAVLFGAIGGEKWDTLPREKRPESGLLRFRKELGVYANLRPAVVYDELVNASSLKPEVVRGVDLMVVRELIGGIYFGEPKGRDATKGWNTMVYTRDEIVRIAHQAFKIAMTRSKRVCSIDKANVLDVSQLWRETVEEVAKEYPEVELSHMYVDNAAMQLIRDPKQFDVMLTGNIFGDILSDEASMLSGSIGLLPSASIGAKIGVYEPIHGSAPDIAGQGIANPIATISSASMMLRYALNEEEAANKIDNAIKKTLSEGYRTGDLAQFDAKEVCSTSEMGSIIANYIEK
- the flgG gene encoding flagellar basal-body rod protein FlgG, whose amino-acid sequence is MMQSLYTASTGMLGMQTQIDTTANNIANVNTIGFKKSRAEFADLMYHVMEYAGTSTSDTTKSPTGIEVGLGVRPTAINKIFSEGSLKQTDNNLDLAITGRGFFKMELPDGTQVYSKNGSFKIDQNGTIVNSDGYTLVPQIVIPPDATNINIGTDGTVTVIQPGQTQATQIGQIQTTNFINPAGLHAMGDNLYLETDSSGQPVEGIPGIDGLGTLRQGFVELSNVELVVELTDLITGQRAYDANSKIITTSDEMLQTTNNLKR
- a CDS encoding CiaD-like domain-containing protein, whose translation is MELKDVILSTLAEMEDELPQESVKEVQQETFAEETEERLQQKDDAHTSMESELIYLNSIRERLLVLFEGFQAPNNANIEAKVDMTLNFLEYTLATIDARVEKLEKGNL
- a CDS encoding tRNA (cytidine(34)-2'-O)-methyltransferase: MAFNIVLVHPQIPNNTGAIGRLCVNAGASLHLIKPIGFDIDEKAVRRAGLDYWNKLDLKVWESIDEFFTCNDITDNAYFATTKTDKPYFDAKFKEGDYIFFGSETKGIPEDLLNKYKAQNITIPMTKDGRSLNLAISTGIILYDAIRQNYSTFTEE
- a CDS encoding SH3 domain-containing protein; protein product: MKYLYLSLALVLISGCSQTTSQTASHKKLPKAEYIKGLSGISQDVSEYAHAINKGYISSLEKFATMYFQPWNIDSMDIPLENAMWAYKLFDATNSYGENLQPLDDSFFKQIKNNSNFEAYSSVNKQAITLRKVSIRAFPTTRPVLRDPNKAGEGFPFDYMQNSTVAANKPLFVSHYSKDREWVFVKSSFAYGWVHARDIVYMDRKCAEMWQKAQQVFVLQDNVPLYTPKKDFLFKSTLGTMFPIISQNQKEFHILTIAAYMLKEPYCVNTSVNRKIGHKGILKFNAKNINLVMGELLHVNYGWGGIYNQRDCSSTLRDFFAPFGIWLPRNSYQQSRVGKVISLENISDEKKIKMIQRYGVPFETLLYRKGHIALYVGTKNNKIVVFQNLWGIKTLRHGVEGRYIIGKTVFSTLQMGSNLSDFDESASFLKNLKSMNIVTR
- the purU gene encoding formyltetrahydrofolate deformylase; its protein translation is MSQYRVLIDANDEKGLVHKVSSIFYSYDLNILSNSEFVDRESNKFFMRSVVDGNVDNTELFKALHEVLPEHSGIKIVKPEKKNIIIMATKEIHALGDILIRHEAGELEANIVAVISNYDNLESFVKKFDIPYITISHQGLERQEHESKIIEAIQSYKEVDFIVLAKYMRILTPRFVETFENKIINIHHSFLPAFIGANPYKQAYDRGVKIIGATAHFVNNNLDEGPIVAQETIHVTHAYSWKDMQRAGRDVEKVVLSKALKLALEDRIFTYANRTVIF
- a CDS encoding LexA family transcriptional regulator; translated protein: MNSFLDIVEEIKSIISDEVAPKKVFDKDVAAVLGISQMNFATMKRRNKIPFNELLDFCAKRSISINWLLYGQSPESLVEATNKFYMVKYFSDINASAGGGSDIESEEIEELEIPEQFVFMLGGEKELQNIEAINVSGDSMEPTFSYNDIVFINRSKTDINRGGIFTIRTEAGLFIKRVQKRIDGKLDIISDNSVYSTQTLDANQVEVVGRVVSRFGDVD
- a CDS encoding flagellar basal body protein, with translation MSISNNIASIQANTNVLNVTANNIANVNTEGFVPKDAKISTQSNSLHVNIREVDNNGSKKSQTDLAKEIPDEIIAQESVAVNVNVIKTQNEMMGTLLDIKT
- a CDS encoding 3-isopropylmalate dehydratase small subunit; translated protein: MQKANINGKVWKFGKDIDTDLIIAARYLNTSVPEELAKHVMEDADPEFVNKMSPGDVIVAGENFGCGSSREHAPIALKAAGVAAIIAPTFARIFYRNAFNMGLPIFELKEADEIQEGDAISIDMNAGTITNQSTDKTYKFTPIPAFMQELIDAGGLMNFAKNEVEGKK
- a CDS encoding tetratricopeptide repeat protein — encoded protein: MQTLTLANIYELQGLKEEALEIYKEVLKKDPNNSDAKIAIRRLSGMRKKFLHVNVQMKEYFLKMDSEVEFKEFERWLLKAWN